A single genomic interval of Spirosoma taeanense harbors:
- a CDS encoding CehA/McbA family metallohydrolase, protein MHTPVTSPIYSLVRTLFLALMPIMVHSQSTRQARTSQLTVTLLDASTDKPTPTRVRLTQNGRVVAKLPAEAVAVMYGLWDHEDGYAYQPDSSFYVAGRFQLNLPPGRYQLTLSKGNEYLRQEHELVVKQGVPLRKTFRLQRWVNMAAKGWYSTDGHIHLRRSPRENPLILTWLQAEDVNVGALLRMGDFWETYYPQYAYGQKGLHQQGNFLLTSGQEDPRTPELGHAFALGAADRVRRRDRYYLFDEVFDKIHQLGGLVGYAHQAETFHGYRGLTLDGLRGKVDALELLQFCVDEHPLHTEHYYHFLDLGIPLTATAGSDFPWCGRDHGHGPPERSARIGNARFYTYLNDSLTFANWRNAVQAGHTFVSSGPILDLRVNNALPGDRLNLKRGSGLTATVHAYGHANQVPLDTLELISHGRVIGRVTAREAGQSAAHLTLTVTLSAVERGQWMAARCTAGPGQAAHTTPVYVTIDGGGFHNPETASRYLDLSEQYLREIEQEISKPNPAIEVQAWRYQDGLKTRIAETRRIIADLRKKLR, encoded by the coding sequence ATGCATACGCCCGTTACCTCGCCGATATATTCTCTGGTCAGGACGCTATTTCTGGCCCTTATGCCCATAATGGTGCACAGCCAGTCCACCAGACAGGCCCGAACCAGCCAGCTTACGGTCACCCTCCTTGATGCCAGTACCGACAAGCCCACGCCCACGCGCGTCCGGCTTACGCAGAATGGCCGCGTCGTGGCGAAATTACCCGCCGAAGCCGTCGCCGTGATGTACGGCCTCTGGGATCATGAAGACGGGTACGCCTATCAGCCCGACAGTTCCTTTTACGTAGCCGGCCGTTTCCAGTTGAACCTGCCGCCTGGCCGTTACCAACTGACCCTGTCGAAGGGGAACGAGTATCTGCGCCAGGAGCACGAGTTGGTGGTAAAACAGGGAGTCCCGCTGCGAAAAACATTCCGGCTCCAGCGCTGGGTCAACATGGCCGCTAAAGGCTGGTATTCGACCGACGGGCACATTCATCTCCGGCGGTCGCCCCGCGAGAACCCGCTCATTCTAACCTGGCTACAGGCCGAAGATGTCAACGTTGGGGCGTTGCTGCGGATGGGCGACTTCTGGGAGACGTATTACCCGCAGTATGCTTACGGCCAGAAAGGGCTTCATCAGCAGGGTAACTTTCTGCTCACCAGCGGACAGGAAGACCCACGCACGCCCGAACTGGGCCATGCCTTCGCGCTGGGAGCCGCTGACCGCGTCCGTCGTCGGGACCGGTATTATCTCTTCGATGAAGTCTTCGATAAAATCCACCAGTTGGGCGGTCTGGTGGGTTACGCGCACCAGGCCGAAACCTTTCATGGCTATCGGGGGCTGACGCTCGACGGGCTGCGCGGCAAAGTCGACGCCCTGGAGCTGCTTCAGTTCTGCGTGGATGAACACCCACTGCACACCGAACATTACTACCACTTTCTTGACCTCGGCATTCCCCTCACCGCTACCGCCGGTTCGGACTTTCCCTGGTGCGGCCGCGATCATGGCCACGGGCCGCCTGAGCGTTCGGCAAGGATTGGCAATGCCCGGTTTTATACCTACCTCAACGACTCGCTTACCTTCGCCAACTGGCGAAACGCGGTTCAGGCGGGTCATACGTTTGTTTCCAGTGGGCCTATTCTTGATCTGCGGGTCAACAACGCCCTACCCGGCGACCGGCTTAATCTGAAGCGGGGCAGCGGCCTAACGGCCACCGTTCACGCTTACGGTCACGCGAACCAGGTGCCGCTCGATACGCTGGAATTGATCAGTCACGGCCGGGTGATTGGCCGGGTAACGGCTCGTGAGGCCGGTCAGTCAGCAGCTCATCTAACGCTGACCGTAACACTATCGGCAGTAGAGCGCGGTCAGTGGATGGCGGCCCGCTGTACGGCAGGCCCCGGGCAGGCGGCCCACACCACGCCGGTTTACGTAACCATTGACGGCGGTGGCTTTCATAATCCCGAAACGGCCAGCCGCTATCTCGATCTGAGCGAACAGTACCTGCGCGAGATCGAACAGGAAATCAGTAAACCCAACCCGGCCATTGAAGTGCAGGCCTGGCGGTATCAGGATGGGTTGAAAACCCGAATTGCCGAAACCCGACGCATTATTGCCGATTTACGGAAGAAACTGCGCTGA